The following DNA comes from Hemibagrus wyckioides isolate EC202008001 linkage group LG05, SWU_Hwy_1.0, whole genome shotgun sequence.
ATTTCAGCAGCAAACCAATCTTCTACTGTTTTATCATCTCAACCCAGAGAAAAGAACAAGTAATTATTGATGTGTTGGGGTGTGGAAGGTACTCAACAAATTTGGAGTGGAACGCAGTAAGGAggtgatagacagagagactgaaagatTGGAGAACATGTGGAAAAGAAAGCAGGAAGAGATTAAAGgcttaataaataaagattacGATAGAGAAGGTGTACGTGCTTGAGACATGGCAGATAGTGAAGATAATCAATGCCTCTTTTCTTGCAGCTGAGAGTACCAATCTGATAGCAGTGCAATCGATTAACACTTGAAAACCTCAGGCAGAAATAGTTCATCGATTCTGAGCTACATGGTTCCTTATATAATCAGGTTTTTGAACAATAATGTTTGTTTATGGGACTGTATTGTCTCAGTCACAACATTTCTGTGATATTGAATCCAACCATCTGTAGCACTGTATATTGATATTGCCATCTagtgtttaaatgtgttacTGCATGTGAGTTTTAAtaatattgaattttttttttttttttttttacatctgttCCGGTGTAACAACCTTGTTCtattttcttctgttctttttttccctcacccaacatcatcatcaaaatctATAACATTTGCACAAATTATGGAACCACTGTTATTCTTCTATCATTCACACTCCTGTGacacaataaaaatgtaagatgGAGACTCAAATGGACCCTGAGGACCTGGATTTCGAGTTGCCAGTAGGCATGAGTGTGGACACTCTAAACAGCTCGCACTTATCCAATCTATACCATCATCGGCAGCAAAGAGGCCAAATGGGCATTCATGAGGTCCCGCTACACAGCGAAACTCCCATGCTAAGCCTGGCCACCCTCAACAACAGCCAGGAGCTGGACAGTGGTGTGGGCCGCACAGACGAGAGCACTAAGAATGAAGAATCATCTGAGCATGATATACTCCTTGGTGATGAGCAGACCAGTGCCTCCAATACCAACACCACTAATACACCACACAGCCTCCGCAAGTTCCGGCCTGGCAGAGGCAGTGGAGGTGGAGGGGATACCCCATCACCATTACTCCATATCAGAGAGCTCCACTTCAGCACAGACTCTCTGGATTGTGGTGGTGCAGGAGCCGGATACATCCATGATCCGGTGAGTGCAATGATGATGCCCGGCCTGACTGAAGAGGAGTGCGAGAGGTACAGAGAGCTGCTAGAGATTAAATGTCGTTATGAAAGAAATATGAAGAATGGTAATGCAGGGAAAAGCgctgaggaagaaaaagagatggaaggagaaggcgaggaggaagaggaagatgggAAAGAGGTGTCTCTGGATGAAAACTCTAATGAGAGCCTGACTCCACATGAGATGGCGCTCTTGGAGGAGGAGCTACGGCACCTTGAATTCAAGTGTCGGAACATTCTACGGGCACAGAAGATGCAGCAGCTACGAGAGCGCTGCCTGAAGGCATGGCTGTTGGAGGAGGAGGCTTCAGTGAGGGTACCTACTGACCTACAGGGATCTCCACATCATGAGTTGTCAGATATCAAAGAACtccccgagagagagagatcagacaaGGACACCAGCAGTGCTTACAACACTGGAGGCGAAAGCTGCAGGAGCACACCTTTGGTGAGTGATCACCTTTCTCCTGTCACTCAGATAGACGAGTCAGGTTCTCCTGTGCAGGTAAGGCACAGAGAACGACCCAGCTGGAGTGAGAGGGGCCGTGGCACTCTCAATTATTCACCCAGTAGCTACAAGAAGTTCCATATGAACACCAATATCAACCAGAAATTCCACTCTCTGTCTCGGGAGGGGACCACTCGCTCATTAGCAGATGGTGGTACACAGGGCAGGAGCTCCAGAGCCAACAGCATTCATGAAAGAACTGGTGGCCATAGTGCTGAATCTAGTCCTTACTTTACCCGACGACATCACTCTAACCGACCTAAGCCTGAGCGCTATCAGAGCTGCATGCAGCTAGGCTCCTCATTTACAGAAACCACTATGGATAGAACTGTGgaaggagagagtgaggctCCAGTGGGCAGTAGTGGCCGGGCAAGCCCTATGAGTTTAGCAAACAGCACTCTTAGCCCCATGCTTCACACAAGCCCAGCTAAACACTCCTTGGATTTGCCTCTGCCCCTTCCACCTGCTTCACCACGCATGGAGTGGAAGGTAAAGATCCGTAGTGATGGCACACGCTATGTAGTAAAGCGACCTGTCCGTGATCGCCTACTGAAGGCCCGTGCCATGAAGATCTGCGAGGAGCGTAGTGGCATGAccactgatgatgatgctgtaagtgaaatgaaaatggggCGGTACTGGAGCAAAGAGGAGCGCAAGCAGCAGTTGCTGAGGGCCCGCGAGCAACGCAGACGACGTGAGTTTATGATGCAGTGTCGACTAGATTATCTCCGTAATCGGGGCCAAGACCCAGGGAAGGATGGCCAACAGGAGTCAGGTCAGGCTCCTACCTCCATTCTAGAGATAAGCCAAAAGAAGAGTTCAAAAAAGCGCAACCGTCGCATCTTGGACAACTGGATCACCATCCAAGAGCTGCTGGCCCATGGTTCTCGCTCTCCAGATGGGACAAGAGTCTACAACCCTCTTCTGTCTGTCACTACAGTCTAAAAGAAAAGTACAGAAAAAGCTTTGAACAATTTCACACCCTGCTCTGTAGCACATCACCGTTATATAAAAGCAGCATCAAAATAACAAGCACAATTTTTACTTTGCACCTCTGGTGCTCTGCCAGTGTTTCTCTCAACCAAGCTCAAAAAAATAGATTTGGGGTAAATGTGCTTATTTTCCTAACATGTGGAAACTGGTTTTACATCTAGCTGCCTggctattttatatatttacttacttacttaatcTCAAATATAAAGCCTTATGTTTTGCCAAAACCAAGAGCTGGTAAGCACTGATGATCACCAATAGTTAGAACCATAAAAAAAACTGCTATATGCTTTTATTTAGCAAACATGAATCAAAATAAGCTTTATTAAAGTACGCATGTTAAAGACAATACTGCAAAGTGCTAAAACATGTAGTAGCATCTACAAACATATAGATATGCTTGAAATCTAGCCAGTTTAATTGCCCAGGAGGTCTTCAATTATATGAAATGATTTAGCAActaaaaaattgtttatttagTCATATTATATCTAATGGTATGAGGGAATCAGCAATCTAGGCACATTAGTCAGCTAAAGAAAGTCTCATCAGGTAATACTAAAAGCACTTTTATcaagcttttttcccccctaaggTTACTTCAGCACAAATTTTACTCCAGCACAATGACTACCCAGGCACAGAACCAGTAGCTGTCTATATACACcgctcaggcataacattaggaCCACctgtataatattgtgttggtccccctttggctgccaaaacagccctgacccatcaaagcatggactccactagatccctgaaggtgtgctatggTATCTGGCACCCAGATGTTAGCCTTTATGGTCCCCACCCTGTAACTTACAGGccataaaggatacttacaggacttaaagaatacttttgacagatactgaccactgcagaccgggaacagcccacaagagctgcagttttggagatgctctgatccagtcgtctagccatcacaatttggtccttgtcaaactcactcaaatccttacgcttgcccatttttcctgcttctaacacatcaactttgaggacaaaatgttcacttgctgcctaatatatcccacccactaacaggtgccatgatgaggagatcatcagtgttattcacttcacctctcactgctcataatgttatgcctgatccgtgTATATATCCTATATACACTTCCTGCTAAGTCAAATAAATTTCTGTTACTAGACAAATATCTCTGGATTCCATCAAGAGACCGCTGCAACAGAAAACGGTAGAGAAGCAGAAGAAAGCACAACAAGAAAGATCTAAATGAACTCCATGTTTCATCTCATTAGCCAAACCATTACAAAATGGGtctctgtaatactgtaactgtGAACCTTAATGGTTATTTaactacacagtgctgatacAATCATAATAATGACTCATTTTAAGCACAGTTCTCACCTCAAAATCCATAAAAAAAGGAGGATGTAAATTCCCATTCTAGCCAGAGACTACATTGTAGAACCAGTGAGATTGGAGAGACAATATGGTGCTAAATGGACATGGTGCATGTTAGAAAAATACAGCCTATACCCTATAAACGTTGACGAGGTGAATGTGCATGAAAACACTAGGACCAGCGTAACATTTACACAATGGAACGATGCCTTGTTTGCTCATTGTGAGATCACATGGTATGGACACAATATTCCACCGTGATTATACTGCTACATATTCTGACTTTGGTAAACCTAGCaacactgatcagccattaATGTGTGAATAATTCATGATTTATGATATTGGTTGCTATGATTCTTCATACTCCAGCAGAATGGTGATATTGGTTAAGATAATCACAGCacgcaaataaaataaaatataatagtaAATATAGGGATCATTTAAATGATATCTTCTGTTATATCAGTATAGAAAAGGTAAAGGTAAATAGTAACAATGTGATACACTGTGAGTGATACACttactggccactttattaggacaACCGGTACAACTGCTCATTTATGGAATTATCCATTCAGCTAATTGTGTAGCAGTGGAGCATAAATGCATGAAATAATGCAAATACAAGACAAGAGCGTTAGTTTGTTCACAGTGAATGTGAGAATGAGGAAAATCTCCTGGGATTTATACTctcaacagtctctagagtttacagagAATGGTGTAAAACCTACTAAGGGTATGTATTTTGGGTGAAAATGATTGGTTGATGAAAGAGGTCAGAACAGAACCAACAACCAGACTTGCGAAAGCCGACATGTAACAGATATAAACGTTCTTTACAAAcctggtgagcagaaaagcatctcagtacACAGAATCACATCAGGTTTCACCAATgtcaggaatctgaggctactgTGGGTATAAGTTCATAGAAATTGTACatctgaagactggaaaaagaccagtgTCCATTCTGGGTTGGTTTGTGCCCTCACATTCTTCTCTTTGGCATGGTCTTCGGTTGTTGTATCCCAACCGCCTCAGAGTtcaatgtgttgtgcattctgagatacTTTTCTACTCATCATGGTTTTGAAGATTCATTATTTGAATCAATGAGATCCTCTTatgattgatgtgaacattGATTGAAGCACTTGACCTCTATCTGGGTAATTTATGCATTGTGCTTCGGCCTCACAATTGGCTGATTGAATAAACGCAagaatgagcaggtgttcctaacaAAGTGCCCACTGAGTGTATATAGTGCAGCTCTAAATGGAAGAGAATGGGTGTACAGCCATGTTATCTAATTCCTAGGGCAAACATGGCATGCTGCAACAGCTAAAGCACAAGACCAAAAAATCTGTATCTACCCAGCGAAGTGACCCCTTGAACTCTGGACTACAGTAAGGGTTAGGTttaaatttgtaaataattgtgtgaacaaacagaaaaacagcttTGCATCTTACTCTGACCACTCTCACCCTATCCACTCTATGCTTACAAAGTTATCTTTTCCAACTTTTCGACTGTGAAACATTTTTGcatgattttaaatgaaacgTTTAGCACACATTAACAGAACTATTCTATGGATTCTATCGATGTATATCCATTGCTCAGTATAGTATTTATGTGACCAGTGTTTCTTACTTCAGTTTCTATTGATTTGTCGGTATGTTAGTTCCAAGTAGATTTCCATTCTATTGTTAGCGCAGTTGCTATCTGTTGAGATTCATATCAGTGGTCCTATTTACACGAGCTGTAACATGCATTCGATCTTGAATGGTCATTTCAGTGTGCTTACATCTACATGGTCTTAATCTATGCCATTTTAGGGAAATAAAACCATTTTGTATTGCTTAGTATAAATGCAATTTGTCACTCAGATTATTTTGGTCATTTCGCAATTTGGATTTGATGCGACAGAAATCAACccattcacacacccacacacccacacgctcaGTAAGTGCCAAAGTAACAGATCCATACAGATGACCAAGCCATTTCCAACAGCAAGAACATATTTTTATAGAATAAGAGCAATAAATAATCACATACAATTTCTCTGAATTAGGTTGTGATGGAAACGTCgtacatatatacaaataaaacttcaTACAATGTCATCTCTTTAAATATAGTTACTGCTCTGAATCACATACTGATACAactttacagttacattttgtTCCCCCAGTGTAAACAATAGCTCATCTCCCTGCTCCCAGCCAGTTATAGACATTATAACACAGCCCATTCCAGAGTAAATACAGAGTATTTATAGTTATAGCTTATATGTACATTCAAGTTTTTATACAGCGTCATTCAGTTAAGTGCAGTAGAACATGCAACACATTGGCACACTGGCGCAAGACATCAGCATATCCAATCAGGAGTAAAGACGCTTTCCAAAACTACTGAATCTACTTTAAGAAGTCTGTTAGTCATCTGTGGTTTGTTTTGGAACCTGTCGTCCTTCAGGCCTCATAACACTTAATGCAAGCACAAGAGTGATACGATCTAGCTCACAGGAGCCTCGAGAGCGATGGGACAATGTTCAGGTTTGTGCTCAAAATTTAGACGTGACATCCTACCTTGCTGAACATATGTCCTTTGCTAAACAGCCCTATAGACTAACTATCGTGTCCCGGATTAGACGACAGTCTAATGTTTAGATTCCACATA
Coding sequences within:
- the pdzd4 gene encoding PDZ domain-containing protein 4 isoform X2: MGCNMCVVNRPEEQYRIMFQLKGRRTSHLSQDKDGHSHDPLLLQVVRKGHRRKAGASTGSARLMAITDCVDNSTQTDISFQNFLGASRGSYNGCSSPKPPPSPPLPPMVESYLLNDLTLEHDSADPNDYLDVATHEVDRQEELEYEEVELYKSSQQDKLGLTVCYRTDEEDDQGIYVGEVNPNSIAAKDGRIRKGDRILQINGVDVQNREEAVAILTREDSTNFSLLLARPEMEMETQMDPEDLDFELPVGMSVDTLNSSHLSNLYHHRQQRGQMGIHEVPLHSETPMLSLATLNNSQELDSGVGRTDESTKNEESSEHDILLGDEQTSASNTNTTNTPHSLRKFRPGRGSGGGGDTPSPLLHIRELHFSTDSLDCGGAGAGYIHDPVSAMMMPGLTEEECERYRELLEIKCRYERNMKNGNAGKSAEEEKEMEGEGEEEEEDGKEVSLDENSNESLTPHEMALLEEELRHLEFKCRNILRAQKMQQLRERCLKAWLLEEEASVRVPTDLQGSPHHELSDIKELPERERSDKDTSSAYNTGGESCRSTPLVSDHLSPVTQIDESGSPVQVRHRERPSWSERGRGTLNYSPSSYKKFHMNTNINQKFHSLSREGTTRSLADGGTQGRSSRANSIHERTGGHSAESSPYFTRRHHSNRPKPERYQSCMQLGSSFTETTMDRTVEGESEAPVGSSGRASPMSLANSTLSPMLHTSPAKHSLDLPLPLPPASPRMEWKVKIRSDGTRYVVKRPVRDRLLKARAMKICEERSGMTTDDDAVSEMKMGRYWSKEERKQQLLRAREQRRRREFMMQCRLDYLRNRGQDPGKDGQQESGQAPTSILEISQKKSSKKRNRRILDNWITIQELLAHGSRSPDGTRVYNPLLSVTTV
- the pdzd4 gene encoding PDZ domain-containing protein 4 isoform X1 encodes the protein MGCNMCVVNRPEEQYRIMFQKGNMMRPIDAEIKLKGRRTSHLSQDKDGHSHDPLLLQVVRKGHRRKAGASTGSARLMAITDCVDNSTQTDISFQNFLGASRGSYNGCSSPKPPPSPPLPPMVESYLLNDLTLEHDSADPNDYLDVATHEVDRQEELEYEEVELYKSSQQDKLGLTVCYRTDEEDDQGIYVGEVNPNSIAAKDGRIRKGDRILQINGVDVQNREEAVAILTREDSTNFSLLLARPEMEMETQMDPEDLDFELPVGMSVDTLNSSHLSNLYHHRQQRGQMGIHEVPLHSETPMLSLATLNNSQELDSGVGRTDESTKNEESSEHDILLGDEQTSASNTNTTNTPHSLRKFRPGRGSGGGGDTPSPLLHIRELHFSTDSLDCGGAGAGYIHDPVSAMMMPGLTEEECERYRELLEIKCRYERNMKNGNAGKSAEEEKEMEGEGEEEEEDGKEVSLDENSNESLTPHEMALLEEELRHLEFKCRNILRAQKMQQLRERCLKAWLLEEEASVRVPTDLQGSPHHELSDIKELPERERSDKDTSSAYNTGGESCRSTPLVSDHLSPVTQIDESGSPVQVRHRERPSWSERGRGTLNYSPSSYKKFHMNTNINQKFHSLSREGTTRSLADGGTQGRSSRANSIHERTGGHSAESSPYFTRRHHSNRPKPERYQSCMQLGSSFTETTMDRTVEGESEAPVGSSGRASPMSLANSTLSPMLHTSPAKHSLDLPLPLPPASPRMEWKVKIRSDGTRYVVKRPVRDRLLKARAMKICEERSGMTTDDDAVSEMKMGRYWSKEERKQQLLRAREQRRRREFMMQCRLDYLRNRGQDPGKDGQQESGQAPTSILEISQKKSSKKRNRRILDNWITIQELLAHGSRSPDGTRVYNPLLSVTTV